A window of Candidatus Dojkabacteria bacterium contains these coding sequences:
- a CDS encoding sulfite oxidase-like oxidoreductase, producing the protein MGLTQFIPKRDKNDRLPPGQYLTDDFPILSYSLTPEVSAADWRLEIAGVAKPHSLSLDELIKLGEAEFQADIHCVTKWSKLDTNWKGVSLDKIIEISEVSPDAAYLIAYSYDDYTTNLPLIDLRDGKAFIAYEYNGKPLDATHGGPVRLVVPHLYFWKSAKWLKKIEFTKGDQQGFWERHGYHNYGDPWKEQRYNSDI; encoded by the coding sequence ATGGGCTTAACGCAATTTATACCGAAGAGGGATAAGAATGACCGACTACCACCCGGCCAGTATCTTACCGACGACTTTCCCATACTCTCATACAGTCTCACCCCGGAAGTTTCAGCAGCAGATTGGCGGCTGGAGATTGCAGGGGTAGCCAAGCCTCACTCTCTCAGCCTAGATGAACTAATAAAGCTGGGAGAGGCGGAGTTCCAGGCTGATATACATTGCGTCACGAAGTGGTCTAAACTTGATACGAACTGGAAAGGTGTTAGCTTAGATAAAATTATCGAAATATCCGAGGTTAGCCCAGATGCTGCCTATCTGATTGCATACTCCTACGATGATTACACCACCAATTTACCGCTTATAGATTTACGTGACGGGAAAGCATTCATAGCATATGAATATAACGGTAAGCCGCTCGATGCAACCCACGGAGGACCTGTAAGATTGGTTGTACCGCACCTATATTTCTGGAAGAGTGCGAAATGGCTGAAGAAAATTGAGTTTACGAAAGGTGACCAGCAAGGTTTCTGGGAAAGGCACGGTTATCATAATTATGGTGATCCGTGGAAAGAGCAGAGATACAATTCAGATATATAG
- a CDS encoding FAD-binding oxidoreductase yields the protein MERAEIQFRYIAPNKVQNRNATTMNRWQEAKLIESSYTSRMMKSFKFELERPFDFLPGQFCDIKLTSADGVEATRSYSIASAPGGKLIEFGIQILEDGEVSGHMDKMEPGDTVQLLGPLGGYFVWDPDLSGGREILLIGGGSGIVPLVSMIRHRVRLGQGSKLYALFSVRSLQDLAWRDEIVGYSLLEHDAGVRVAVTLSREWEDDWGGDVGRIDTEKIERLLKDVNVSNLDTYICGRSEFVESVGSSLKSIGVKEAIRTERFG from the coding sequence GTGGAAAGAGCAGAGATACAATTCAGATATATAGCCCCAAATAAAGTGCAGAACCGAAACGCAACCACGATGAATAGGTGGCAAGAAGCGAAATTAATAGAATCAAGCTACACCTCCAGGATGATGAAGTCGTTCAAATTTGAGCTTGAGCGACCGTTTGATTTCTTGCCTGGACAGTTCTGCGATATAAAGCTTACCAGTGCGGACGGTGTAGAAGCGACCAGAAGCTACTCCATCGCCTCAGCGCCAGGCGGAAAGTTAATTGAGTTTGGTATCCAGATACTTGAGGATGGAGAGGTCTCGGGACATATGGATAAGATGGAGCCAGGGGATACTGTCCAGCTGCTTGGGCCGCTTGGTGGCTATTTCGTCTGGGATCCCGATCTTTCCGGGGGTCGAGAGATACTACTAATCGGTGGCGGTAGCGGAATCGTGCCTTTGGTAAGCATGATACGCCATAGGGTGAGGCTCGGACAAGGGAGTAAACTGTATGCGTTATTCAGCGTGCGGTCGCTTCAGGATCTCGCATGGCGTGATGAGATTGTAGGGTATAGCTTATTGGAGCATGATGCTGGTGTGAGAGTCGCAGTAACATTGAGTCGTGAGTGGGAAGATGATTGGGGAGGGGATGTTGGTAGAATTGATACAGAGAAAATCGAGCGATTGCTGAAAGATGTGAATGTTTCGAACTTAGATACCTATATATGTGGACGGTCAGAATTTGTGGAGAGTGTTGGCTCATCCTTGAAAAGCATCGGTGTGAAGGAAGCAATAAGGACTGAGAGGTTTGGATAA
- a CDS encoding sugar transferase: protein MRKYKGQRQRPSPKGFIYARDATGKGRKIIRIYKLRTIPDLPGGGRDHLLSLSGLIDPEEAKHITPFRSFLRKSGLDEIPQLWNIFVKRDMQLLGVRPFMVEEFELLPHDLKIKLISEKPGLIPAEAKYDYQVGDLESRLKAIRLYFNEDPRGIRRVSHSVKALFKRVAIYSKR, encoded by the coding sequence ATGCGTAAATACAAAGGACAACGGCAAAGGCCGTCGCCAAAGGGGTTTATCTACGCCCGTGACGCGACAGGTAAAGGTCGCAAGATTATTAGAATATACAAGCTTCGAACTATCCCTGACCTCCCAGGAGGGGGAAGAGATCACCTGCTCTCTCTCTCTGGCCTAATCGACCCAGAAGAGGCCAAGCATATCACCCCATTCCGGTCTTTCTTGCGAAAAAGCGGGCTCGATGAAATTCCCCAACTGTGGAATATCTTTGTCAAACGCGACATGCAACTCCTCGGAGTACGACCATTTATGGTTGAAGAATTCGAGCTATTGCCGCACGACCTGAAGATCAAGCTAATTAGCGAGAAGCCTGGCTTGATTCCCGCAGAAGCCAAATATGACTACCAGGTGGGCGACCTCGAGAGCAGGTTGAAGGCTATTAGGCTATATTTTAATGAAGATCCACGCGGGATCAGAAGAGTCTCGCATTCAGTAAAGGCATTGTTTAAGAGAGTAGCGATTTATTCAAAACGGTAG